In Aspergillus luchuensis IFO 4308 DNA, chromosome 1, nearly complete sequence, the following are encoded in one genomic region:
- a CDS encoding uncharacterized protein (COG:S;~EggNog:ENOG410PYU9) produces MIARNARPKLSLCTSAAQNTSRQPLSLKSPSAIPRTPISPASPSAKRFSSFQVPSYAYTNSCSSKSILKKHSSASSHAEKRIQFKGTPTVHCVTPIENPEEYYGTYTKLSREERRWTVRE; encoded by the coding sequence ATGATCGCTCGCAACGCAAGACCGAAGCTTTCACTGTGCACCTCCGCTGCGCAAAATACTTCTCGTCAGCCTCTGTCCCTCAAGTCTCCCAGCGCCATACCGCGCACTCCGATTTCCCCTGCGAGCCCGAGTGCAAAGCGGTTCTCGTCTTTCCAAGTACCAAGCTACGCCTACACCAACTCGTGTTCGTCCAAGAGTATCCTCAAGAAACATTCTAGCGCCTCGAGTCACGCAGAAAAGCGGATTCAGTTCAAGGGCACTCCCACTGTCCACTGTGTCACACCCATCGAGAATCCCGAGGAGTACTATGGCACTTACACCAAGTTGTCGCGCGAGGAGCGACGTTGGACTGTTCGTGAATGA
- a CDS encoding uncharacterized protein (COG:S;~EggNog:ENOG410PU5Y) — protein sequence MSGPGEERWRGGRPYDQNRHSAQRHSNARTMSAHGGSRGGQNNWGDSRDQFASGPQQEQHVPVRGFNAAEAKGALRKGPGEPRPYYYKPQGKDVNNRASGPWGAKPNQMANGKDFFLELRKQVTALQQGGTVAGG from the exons ATGAGTGGCCCCGGTGAAGAGCG ATGGCGCGGAGGTCGCCCATACGACCAGAACCGCCACTCGGCGCAAAGACACTCCAACGCCCGCACCATGAGCGCGCATGGTGGGTCTCGGGGAGGACAGAATAATTGGGGAGATTCGCGTGACCAGTTCGCTTCCGGGccgcagcaggagcagcatgTCCCCGTGCGAGGCTTCAATGCCGCGGAGGCGAAGGGAGCTCTGAGAAAGG GACCGGGAG aacCGAGACCTTACTACTACAAACCACAAGGAAAGGACGTGAACAACCGCGCGAGCGGACCCTGGGGCGCAAAAC CCAATCAAATGGCAAACGGCAAGGATTTCTTCCTCGAGCTTCGGAAGCAAGTGACGGCGCTGCAGCAGGGTGGCACTGTTGCAGGTGGTTGA
- a CDS encoding N(6)-L-threonylcarbamoyladenine synthase family protein (COG:O;~EggNog:ENOG410PGPJ;~InterPro:IPR017860,IPR017861,IPR000905,IPR043129, IPR022450;~go_process: GO:0002949 - tRNA threonylcarbamoyladenosine modification [Evidence IEA]), translating to MLSRVSTSALRKGLCTAPRWSLLPRSRRGLLTLAIETSCDDTSVAIVEKESNAVQIHFLDKVTCDTSAYQGIHPVVALESHQENIASLVHKALAHLPVAKHEKHQTINVSSDSQSRRKPDFVCATRGPGFRSNLFVGLDTGKALSVAWQVPFVGVHHMQAHLLTPRLVSCMNRGQAQDNSQDVAASQQPITPEFPFLSILASGGHTMLVKSSSITDHEIMASTVDRALGEALDKASREIIPPYLLQTSKSTMYGKLLEQFAFPNGKADYADYQAPKSRHDELLPRKSEIPWGWSFVEPWAHSRQLQYSFCFIGSTLARIFSAREAAGQTISHEERIALAREAMRTSFEHLASRTIMALESLAKQGPEKEVKTLVVSGGVAANQYLMTVLRSWLDARGFGHVGLVAPPPYLCTDNAAMIAWAGMEMFEAGWRTNLTSRAIRKWSLDPREEGDGGVLGPFGWERAEDHFVQ from the exons ATGTTGAGCAGAGTTTCCACCTCAGCATTACGCAAAGGCTTGTGTACTGCTCCGAGGTGGAGTCTTCTACCTCGAAGCCGCCGCGGGCTGCTCACACTTGCCATCGAAACGTCCTG CGACGACACATCGGTAGCCATCGTCGAGAAGGAATCCAATGCCGTTCAAATACACTTTCTCGACAAGGTGACCTGCGACACCAGCGCATACCAGGGTATCCACCCGGTCGTGGCTCTCGAATCCCACCAAGAGAATATCGCAAGTCTCGTCCATAAAGCACTCGCCCACCTACCCGTCGCGAAGCACGAAAAGCACCAAACGATAAATGTCTCGAGTGATTCGCAATCGCGCAGGAAACCCGACTTCGTATGCGCCACTAGGGGACCGGGGTTCCGCTCGAACCTCTTCGTCGGGCTAGATACAGGAAAGGCGCTGTCCGTCGCATGGCAGGTGCCGTTCGTCGGAGTCCATCATATGCAGGCTCATCTGTTGACTCCTCGTCTTGTATCGTGCATGAACCGTGGCCAGGCCCAAGATAACAGCCAGGATGTCGCGGCGTCGCAGCAACCCATCACTCCCGagtttcccttcctctccatcctcgcCTCCGGCGGCCATACAATGCTAgtcaaatcctcctccataACCGATCACGAAATCATGGCATCAACAGTGGACCGAGCCCTCGGAGAGGCTTTGGACAAAGCCTCCCGCGAAATCATCCCTCCCTACCTCCTCCAGACGTCAAAGAGCACCATGTACGGGAAATTGTTAGAACAATTCGCCTTCCCGAACGGCAAAGCCGACTACGCCGACTATCAAGCCCCCAAATCCCGCCACGACGAACTCCTCCCACGCAAAAGCGAAATTCCCTGGGGCTGGTCTTTCGTAGAGCCGTGGGCCCATAGCCGTCAACTGCAATATAGCTTCTGCTTCATAGGCAGTACGCTGGCGAGGATATTCTCGGCTCGCGAGGCGGCCGGTCAAACGATCAGTCATGAGGAGCGGATAGCTCTGGCTCGGGAGGCAATGCGGACTAGCTTCGAGCATCTGGCGTCGCGCACTATCATGGCGTTGGAAAGTCTTGCTAAGCAAGGGCCGGAGAAAGAGGTCAAGACTCTTGTTGTTAGTGGTGGCGTTGCGGCAAACCAGTACCTTATGACTGTGTTGCGCTCGTGGCTGGATGCCCGCGGGTTCGGGCACGTTGGTCTGGTTGCTCCCCCGCCGTACTTGTGTACGGATAATGCTGCTATGATTGCTTGGGCGGGTATGGAGATGTTTGAGGCGGGCTGGCGCACGAATCTTACCTCTCGGGCTATTAGGAAGTGGTCGCTGGATCCgcgagaggagggagatggtggtgtcCTTGGGCCTTTTGGGTGGGAGAGAGCTGAAGATCATTTTGTACAATAG